One window from the genome of Candidatus Methylomirabilota bacterium encodes:
- a CDS encoding thioredoxin family protein — protein sequence MAISSTMELPFGAKAPDFALPNTDGKITSLADFADAPTLLAMFICNHCPYVLHLREHLVQLVKEYQSKGVAVVGINSNDVERYPDDAPDKMAEAAKRCGFTFPYLFDESQEVAKAYRAACTPDFFLFDKDRKLIYRGQYDDSRPKNDIPVTGKDLRAALDAALAGGPLPQDQKPSVGCGVKWKPGNEPDYA from the coding sequence ATGGCGATATCATCGACGATGGAGTTACCCTTTGGGGCGAAAGCCCCGGATTTTGCGCTTCCGAACACTGATGGAAAGATCACCTCGCTTGCCGATTTCGCCGATGCGCCTACCCTGCTGGCGATGTTCATTTGCAACCACTGCCCCTATGTCCTGCATCTCCGGGAGCATCTCGTCCAGCTGGTCAAAGAGTACCAGAGCAAGGGGGTGGCGGTCGTGGGGATCAACTCGAACGATGTCGAGCGGTATCCGGATGATGCCCCCGACAAAATGGCCGAGGCCGCCAAGCGGTGCGGCTTTACTTTCCCGTACCTTTTTGATGAATCCCAGGAAGTGGCCAAAGCCTATCGGGCCGCGTGTACACCGGATTTCTTCCTTTTCGACAAGGATCGCAAGCTCATCTACCGGGGGCAATACGACGACAGCCGTCCGAAGAACGACATTCCGGTGACCGGGAAGGACCTTCGCGCAGCCTTGGATGCCGCCCTTGCGGGTGGGCCCCTCCCCCAAGATCAAAAGCCCAGCGTGGGCTGCGGTGTCAAGTGGAAGCCTGGCAATGAGCCAGACTACGCCTAA
- a CDS encoding tetratricopeptide repeat protein, with protein MKHVVLRMNCIIAAIVLAAAACLMPAAWAGQTDERLDALFDRLKTTHSETEAAALTYQIWVIWRQPENDIVDTLMSKGIEEMSRRDYEAAVDTFSEVIKLEPDLAEGWNKRATVYYLMGEYEASVRDIERTLALEPRHFGALSGLGFVYISLGDNRAAIKAFEAALEINPYLPGARARVEELRRRQRRKAI; from the coding sequence ATGAAGCACGTGGTTTTGCGAATGAATTGCATTATTGCAGCCATAGTTCTGGCCGCTGCGGCGTGCCTTATGCCCGCCGCTTGGGCAGGCCAGACCGACGAACGCCTGGATGCCCTGTTTGACCGCCTTAAGACCACCCACAGCGAGACCGAGGCGGCGGCGCTCACGTACCAGATCTGGGTTATCTGGCGGCAACCCGAAAACGACATCGTTGACACCCTCATGTCCAAGGGTATCGAGGAAATGTCGCGCCGCGACTACGAGGCGGCGGTGGACACCTTCAGTGAGGTGATCAAGCTCGAGCCGGACCTGGCCGAAGGATGGAACAAGCGGGCCACCGTCTACTACCTGATGGGCGAATATGAGGCGTCGGTGCGCGATATCGAACGGACGCTCGCCCTCGAGCCACGTCATTTCGGGGCGCTCTCGGGACTCGGCTTCGTCTATATCAGCCTCGGCGACAATCGAGCGGCGATAAAGGCCTTCGAGGCGGCGCTCGAGATCAATCCCTATTTGCCTGGCGCGCGAGCGCGCGTTGAGGAACTGCGTCGGCGCCAGCGCCGCAAAGCCATCTGA